A window of the Polaribacter sp. HaHaR_3_91 genome harbors these coding sequences:
- a CDS encoding crotonase/enoyl-CoA hydratase family protein produces the protein MNKFVTYQPEENYDLITINNGKANAISHEVIEGLNAGLDKASAENKVVVLTGQNGIFSGGFDLKVMTKSAEAAKELVTKGSKLSLKMLSFPQPIIIACSGHAIAKGAFLLLSADYRIGIEGDFKIGLNEVMIGMTMHNAGIAIAKSRLSEVYLNRSVNNSEIYNPKDAVKAGFLDLIVSADHLLPTTIKVAGMFSKLNKKAHAATKLKVRKQHLEDLENAIELDLNSDISINS, from the coding sequence ATGAACAAATTTGTTACCTATCAACCTGAAGAAAATTACGATTTAATTACGATTAATAACGGAAAAGCAAATGCGATATCTCATGAAGTAATAGAAGGTTTGAATGCTGGTTTAGACAAAGCATCAGCAGAAAATAAGGTAGTTGTTCTTACAGGACAAAACGGAATTTTTTCTGGTGGGTTCGATTTAAAAGTGATGACAAAATCGGCTGAAGCAGCTAAGGAATTGGTAACAAAAGGTTCTAAATTGTCTTTAAAAATGTTGTCTTTTCCGCAACCAATTATTATTGCTTGTTCTGGTCACGCTATTGCAAAAGGGGCTTTTTTATTGCTTTCTGCAGATTATCGAATTGGAATAGAAGGCGATTTTAAAATCGGATTAAATGAAGTAATGATTGGTATGACCATGCACAATGCAGGTATTGCAATTGCCAAATCTAGATTGTCTGAGGTGTATTTAAATAGAAGTGTAAATAATTCTGAAATTTACAATCCAAAAGATGCTGTAAAAGCTGGTTTTTTAGATCTAATTGTTTCTGCAGACCATTTGTTACCAACAACAATAAAAGTTGCAGGCATGTTTTCTAAATTGAATAAAAAAGCACATGCAGCAACAAAGTTAAAAGTTAGAAAACAGCATTTAGAAGATTTAGAAAATGCAATTGAATTGGATTTAAATAGCGATATCTCTATCAATTCTTAA
- a CDS encoding 3-phosphoshikimate 1-carboxyvinyltransferase, translating into MDILLNVVDNKKINEKITISGSKSESNRLLILQNLFPELSIENLSDSDDSVHMQHALSTKDGVVNIGHAGTAMRFLTSYFAVKEGREVVLTGSERMQNRPIEILVNALKDLGATISYEDKVGYPPIRIKGSKITTDKVQINGNVSSQYISSMLLIASKLENGLEIELLGKITSVPYINMTLSLLNQLGIETNFEGNFIKVLPKKSVEKQTVVVESDWSSASYFYSIAALAEIGSEISLSAYKKESLQGDSCLAEIYQHFGVETIFGDNFITLKKVKETKKSTLEIDLKNAPDIAQTIVVTCFAENIACNLTGLHTLKIKETDRLVALNDELTNLGATISVTDKSLHLEISATINPNISIKTYNDHRMAMAFAPLALRVPIKILNAEVVTKSYQKFWDDMQQIGIKIDKV; encoded by the coding sequence ATGGATATATTATTAAATGTTGTAGATAATAAAAAGATTAATGAGAAAATAACAATCTCTGGTTCTAAAAGTGAATCGAATAGATTGCTGATTCTTCAAAATTTATTTCCAGAACTTTCTATAGAAAATTTATCAGATTCAGACGATTCAGTACACATGCAACATGCACTTTCTACAAAAGATGGAGTTGTAAATATTGGTCATGCAGGTACAGCAATGCGTTTTTTAACATCTTATTTTGCAGTTAAAGAAGGTAGAGAGGTTGTTCTTACAGGTTCTGAGAGAATGCAAAACAGACCAATCGAAATCTTGGTAAATGCTTTAAAAGACTTAGGGGCAACGATTTCTTATGAAGATAAAGTTGGCTATCCACCAATTAGAATTAAAGGTTCTAAAATAACAACAGATAAAGTGCAAATTAATGGAAATGTAAGTAGTCAATACATTTCTTCTATGTTGCTAATTGCATCCAAATTAGAAAACGGATTAGAAATAGAGTTGCTAGGTAAAATTACCTCTGTTCCTTATATTAATATGACCTTAAGTTTGTTAAATCAATTAGGTATTGAAACTAATTTTGAAGGAAACTTTATTAAAGTTTTGCCTAAGAAATCTGTGGAAAAACAAACAGTTGTGGTAGAATCAGATTGGTCTTCTGCAAGTTATTTTTACTCAATTGCTGCTTTGGCAGAAATAGGTTCAGAAATTTCTTTATCAGCTTATAAAAAAGAAAGCTTACAAGGAGATTCTTGTTTGGCAGAAATCTATCAGCATTTTGGAGTAGAAACTATTTTCGGTGATAATTTTATCACCCTAAAAAAAGTAAAAGAAACAAAGAAATCAACTTTAGAAATCGACTTAAAAAATGCACCAGATATTGCACAAACAATTGTTGTAACTTGTTTTGCAGAAAATATTGCGTGTAATTTAACTGGTTTACATACCTTAAAAATTAAAGAAACAGATAGGTTAGTCGCTTTAAATGACGAGTTAACCAATTTAGGAGCTACAATTTCTGTAACCGATAAAAGTTTGCATTTAGAAATTTCTGCGACAATAAATCCTAATATTTCTATAAAAACGTATAACGATCATAGAATGGCAATGGCATTTGCACCTTTGGCGCTAAGAGTTCCTATTAAAATTTTAAATGCTGAAGTGGTTACAAAATCGTACCAAAAGTTTTGGGATGACATGCAACAAATTGGCATTAAAATAGATAAAGTGTAA
- the queA gene encoding tRNA preQ1(34) S-adenosylmethionine ribosyltransferase-isomerase QueA, protein MKLSHFEFDLPEELLATYPAEHRDESRLMVLNRKEQTIEHKVFKDVIDYFDEGDVMMLNNTKVFPARMYGNKEKTGARIEVFLLRELNSENRLWDVLVDPARKIRIGNKLFFGDDDSLVAEVIDNTTSRGRTLRFLFDGSYEEFRAKLLELGQTPLPKAIGREVEPLDDERYQTIYAKHEGAVAAPTAGLHFSKHLMKRLEIKGVEFAETTLHVGLGTFSPVEVEDLSKHKMDSEQIDISDATATKINKAKKEKRRVCAVGTTVMRAIESSVSSKGELNGYTGWTNKFIFPPHDFSIATAMITNFHTPKSTLLMQAAAFGGYDFVMEAYKVAIKEGYKFSTYGDAMLII, encoded by the coding sequence ATGAAATTATCGCATTTTGAATTTGATTTACCAGAAGAATTGTTAGCAACGTATCCTGCTGAACATAGAGATGAGTCTCGCTTAATGGTATTAAACAGGAAAGAACAAACCATAGAACATAAGGTTTTTAAAGATGTAATAGATTACTTTGATGAAGGTGATGTTATGATGTTGAATAATACCAAAGTTTTTCCTGCAAGAATGTATGGTAATAAAGAAAAAACAGGTGCTAGAATAGAGGTTTTCTTATTAAGAGAACTAAATTCAGAAAATAGATTGTGGGATGTTTTAGTAGATCCAGCAAGAAAAATTAGAATTGGAAACAAATTATTTTTTGGAGACGATGATAGTTTAGTAGCAGAGGTAATAGACAACACAACATCAAGAGGAAGAACTTTACGTTTTTTGTTTGACGGTTCTTACGAAGAATTTAGAGCAAAATTATTAGAATTAGGTCAAACTCCATTACCTAAAGCTATAGGTAGAGAAGTAGAACCTTTAGATGATGAGCGTTACCAAACTATTTACGCAAAACATGAAGGAGCAGTTGCAGCACCAACAGCTGGTTTACACTTCTCTAAACATTTAATGAAACGTTTAGAAATTAAAGGAGTTGAGTTTGCAGAAACTACATTACACGTTGGTTTAGGTACATTTAGCCCAGTAGAAGTAGAAGATTTATCGAAGCATAAAATGGATTCTGAGCAAATTGATATTTCAGATGCTACGGCAACTAAAATTAACAAAGCTAAAAAAGAAAAAAGAAGAGTTTGTGCTGTTGGTACTACAGTAATGAGAGCTATAGAATCTTCAGTTTCTTCTAAAGGTGAGTTAAACGGATATACAGGTTGGACAAATAAATTTATTTTCCCTCCGCATGATTTTAGTATTGCAACTGCAATGATTACTAATTTTCACACACCAAAATCTACCTTATTAATGCAAGCAGCTGCTTTTGGTGGTTACGATTTTGTTATGGAAGCATATAAAGTAGCTATAAAAGAAGGATATAAATTCTCTACGTACGGAGATGCTATGTTAATCATATAA